The Halobacillus ihumii genomic sequence CATGAGTACAGTTCGATTTATACATAGTGCCGATTTGCATTTGGACAGCCCTTTTAAAGGAAGAAACCAGCTTCCGGATTTGTTGCAGGAGCAAATGCGTGAGGCGACATTTGAAGCGTTTGATCGGTTAATCCAACAGGCGATTCAACATAAGGTTGACTTTGTATTGCTTGTTGGTGATTTGTTTGATGAAGAGACGAGGAGTTTAAAAGCGCAAGTCCGGCTCCGCGAAGGGTTTAAGCGATTAGCGCAGCACAATATTGCTGTGTATCTCAGTTATGGTAATCATGATTATATGCAGGGGATGCGCTACCCCATCACGTTCCCGGACAATGTTCATAGTTTTGAACAAGAGACGGTTCAGGCTCTGCCTTACTACAAGCAGGGAGAGCAAGTGGCTGCGATTTATGGCTTCAGCTATGTGAACCGTGCTGTAGAAGACAGGAAAGCTGAAGAGTTCATCAAGCAGGGAACTTGTCCTTTTCATATCGCCATGCTTCATGGAAGTCTTGAAACAAATAGTGAACATGACGTGTATGCTCCGTTTAAACTTGATGAGTTGCGTAACCGGCACATGGATTATTGGGCACTCGGACATATTCATAAGCGGCAGCAGCTGTCTGATCAACCGCCGATTGTGTATCCAGGCAACATTCAAGGTCGTTCCAGAAAAGAAACCGGGGGAAAGGGATGCTCGCTGGTCGAATTAAGTAAAATGGAAGCGAGACAGACGTTTATTCCGCTTCACAGCTTTACATTTGAGGAAGCAACCTGTTCTGCCGTAGATGTGAACCAGCCGGAAGAATTAGAAGGCTTATTTGCACGAGCTAAACATGAAGCCCGTGCCGAAACTCCCGTAATGTTAAGCATTGTTGTTAAGGGAAATAAAGGACTTTTACAAAAGTGGGAACTGGAAGGGATCGTAAAGGAATGGGTTGAGCTTCTTAACGATTCAGAAGACCTTGAGGGGAAATCATGGGTCTGGATTGATCAAGTTACGATCGTTGACCGCCCTGCTTTTGATATGGAAGAACTTAAGTCCGGGCAGCATTTTGCTGGGGAATACTTGCGACATGCTGACGATCTGACGACAGATGAATTATCCCGACAGTTGTCCCCGTTATATGAGCATCGGCTCGCCTCGAAATATTTAGATTCTCTGACGGACGAGGAGCTGGATGACATTTTATCCCGGGCGAAGCAGTTAGTTGTAGAACAGCTCTTGTCTGAGGAGGAGTCAAAGTTATGAGAATCCTGGACTTCCATATTTACGGATTTGGAAAATGGCGTGATTATTCCATGACATTACCATCCAATAACCTTGTGGTGATTGCTGGTGACAATGAAGCTGGTAAGTCTACCATACGAACATTTATCTTATTTGTTTTATTCGGTTTGCCCCCGAAAAAGCGGGTGCTTTACCAGCCGAAAATGGGCGGCCCCGTTGGAGGGAAACTCACGTTACAAACGGAAGAGTACGGAGAAGTGACAGTAGAACGCGTTCATGACCGTAATCAAGGCGCTGCTGTCTGCCGGATTGCTAATGGCGAAGAGAAGGACGAACATTTTCTAAGAAGCATCACTTCCCATATGTCTCAGGCAGCGTATCAGTCTATTTACAGCTTCGACGCAGAAGATCTGACAGAATTGCATGGCTTAAATGGACAGGAATTAGGAGAGGTGCTGATTAGTGTTGGACTGACAGGATCTGACCTAATCTATCAAACCGATAAACGTATTGAAAAGGAACTTGACAGCCGCTTCAAGCCAAAGGGCAAGAAACCGGTTCTAAATCAGCAGCTTGATTCCTTGGATGCTGCTAATAAACAATGGCTCACTTCTGAACGTGAAGTGGGGCAGTATCAGCAGCTGTTAGATGAACAGCGCGAGTTGACGATGAAGCGAGAGGCATTAGAAGAACGGCTGCATCAGCTTCGCTTAAAACGATCAAGTTTTCAACAGTTGAAAAAAGTGCTTCCTGTTGTTCAGGAGTACTATCAGCTCGTTGGGAAGCTGAAAGAAAAACAGCACAGCTATTTTCCTGAAAACGGTACAGATCGGATGCACCAACTTCAGGAAAAACTATTGCCGTTAGAGAGCGAACAGCAATTTGTTCAGGCGAAACTGTCTGAGGCCAGGCAAAGCCAGGAGCATCTGCAAACCGCTTCTTCAACCGTCCTAAACGAAGCGACAACAATAGCTGAAACGAAAACTGTCTATCATCAAGTTGAACAGGATATTGAGCGGCTGCAGAGCAGTATCGAGACGTGGGAGAAACGAATCCAGTCAGAACTCAATGAATTACATCTAGGTATGGATGCAGCAGCCTTTCGTGAGTTTGATTTTCCCTTTTATATAGAAGAAACGTGGCGAAGCGTCAAACATGAGGCCGATCACATAAATGAAGAAGCGGCTGCGATTGACAAAGAAATGAACGCTTTAGATGCTCAGCAACGGCGTCTCGAAGATCAAATGGAGAATCTCGAGCAAGATCAGCTTGATGCAGAACAAGTAGCGGACTGCCAGCGGGTTGTCCATTCCTATGTGCCATCAGCGTCTGAAGCAGCGGGAGGTTGGACCTCCACCGTGCAGCAAAAACAGAGCGCGAGCCGTCGCATGTTCATTGCCTCCATCGTAGTTCTCGCAGCAGGAGCAGCAGTTGCTTTCATGATCTCGAGCTTTCCGATAATGTTAGTTGGCTTAATCATAAGCGGAATTTGTGCGGGTACGGGTCTTTTCTTCAGGCAAGCAGCTCGTGATTACGAACAGATGCTTGCCAGAATTGGTCAGCAGCCTACACATCGTATAAGTGAGTCGGATTTCTTACATGCTAAAGAGGTAGTTGAACAGTATGAGCGGACAAAAGGGGAGTATGCTCATATCAAGGAGCGCTGGAAGCAAGTAAATCATGAGTCGCTGCTAGTTCATGAGAAACAGCGTAATGTATCTGAGCGGAGAAAACGTTTAACGACACGAATCACCGAACAGACGACAATGTATCCTTTTTTATCCTCATTGAAGCCCACCCATTGGGAGCAGCTCTTTCAGTTGTTAAAACAAACAAAAGAAAAGCAAAAAGACATGGATGCATTGAAGGAAGAGCTTACAGCGGCCCTGCAGAAGAAACAAAAGATCGAACAGGATGCGAAAGCTTTTTTAACAGCGCTGAACTTTGAGGATGTACATACAGACATGTCCGAGAAATATCGTCAACTTGAGAAGTGGATCAAGACACAGCAAGCGTCCATTTCAGAGAGCAAACGTCTTCAAGAAGAGATAGGCCGCTTAGAACAAGACCTTGACTATCTCGACCATCAAATAACACCGTTTGCTGCAGAAAAAACAGAATTGCTTGCAAAGGCCGGTGCACATGACCTGGATGATTTTTATGAAAAAGCGCAAGTGGCAGAGAATAATAGGGAAAGAATGCGGCGTAAGGAGCAGTTAGTTGTTCAAATAGAAGGGGTGTTGAATAAACACGACCAGGAGGCATTTAAGGTCTGGGAAGAGGCAAAAGACCCTTCAGAGCTCGAAGTGGAACTAGAAGAAACTGATCGAGAATTTCAGGCGGCTGTTGAGGAGCAGAACACTCTCATGCAGGACATCGCAGCGAGAAAGCATCGTTTGGATTTACTTGAAAGTTCAGAGCAGCATTCCAAGCATTTGCATCAGCTGGCTAATCAGCGTGATGCCTTTCAGGAACAGGCAAAGGAATGGGCAGTTTATCAAATGGCCTCCAGAATCTTAAAGACCACCAAAACGCGTCATCAGGAGAATCATTTACCATCTGTCATCAAGCGGGCAGAGGACTTTTTTGGACGGCTGACGTTTGAAAAGTACACGCGATTATTTATCGATCCTGAGCTTGGCGGGCTCAACGTTGAAGATCACCTGGGCCATGTGTATGAGACCAGTGAATTGTCGAGAGGTACCGCTGATCAATTGTACGTAGCTCTCAGGCTGGCTTTAGGAGATACCATGTCTGCAGCGATACAGGCGCCATTTATTGTCGATGATGCGTTTGTGCACTTTGATGAGGGAAGACGTGAGGTGATGATGAACCTGCTGGAGTCGTTATCTCATAGCAGTCAAATTATTCTGTTTACTTATCAAAAGGAGCTTGCAGAGAAGTGGCATGGATCCTTTTTGCCTTCTAAACGATATATATGAAGGATAAGGTCGCAAATTGCTAATATTAATGATAAAATGTGTTCAGATTAAAAGATGATATAGCAAATGGAGGGTTTCCATTGCCAGAACAGCATAAACAAGACTGGACAAATTATGAAGAAACCATTGAAAAATTTATTCAGGTGATAGCAAAAAACATGAGCCTTTATGGTGTGACTCCATCTATTGGACGCTTGTACGGGGTGCTTTATTTTGAAGAAAACCCGATGACACTTGATGACATGCGCGCGGCTCTTGAAATGAGTAAGACGAGTATGTCTACAGGTGTACGAGCTTTATCTGATATGAAGATGGTGGAGCCAGCCTTTAAAAAAGGGGTGCGGAAAGATTTATACAAATCGGAGGAAGATTGGTATAAGTCGTTCACTTCCCTGTTTGGAAGCCGCTGGAGGCACCATACAGAAACGAACATTGAAGAAGCGGATGAAGCGATTCAAGAATTATTGCAAATTAAAGAGCAGACAGAGGATGTATCTTTAAAGGAAAAAATAGATCAGGACATTGACCGTCTTCATTATGCCCAGAATTATTATCGCTGGCTTATGCGGTTTATTCATGTTGTAGAGTCTGGGGAAATTTTTCAGTATGTACCTAAGATTGATCAAAAACATAGCGAGTAAAAAGAGGTGTCTAACACCGAGGCAGCCTCTTCTGAGTACATGATATGCAAGACTGTTCCAACTTCTAATCCAAGAATGAGCGCGAGCGGATAGAAGCCTTTTTTGGAATGGTCTTTTTATTTAGGGAGGAGAGTCCATATGAAGAAAGGAATTGCACAGCACAAATTAGGGGAGACATTTGATTATTTTCTATTAATAAAAGCAGCTGCAAAAGGGGTAGCGAGCAACAATAAGCCATTTCTTACATTAATATTAGCTGATACATCAGGAGAAATCGATGCAAAGCTCTGGGAGGCAACCCCAGAGGATGAAGCGCTTTTCCAACAAGGAGAGCTAGTCAAAGTGCAAGGAGATGTAGGTCAATTTCGTAATAAACCGCAGTTGAAGATTCAAAGTATCAGACCCGTGCAGCCGACGGATGGTGTGCAGGCCACTGATTTTATGGCAAAAGCTCCGGTGAATAAGGAAGACTTGATGGAACGATTAACGGAAGCAATTTTTGAGATGAAAAATCCATCCATTCAACGTATTACGAGGCATTTTTTAAAAACCTATCAAGACGATTTGTTAAGCTATCCTGCGGCGGTAAGAAACCACCATGAGTACGTATCTGGGCTGGCGCATCATATTGTCTCAATGTTGAATATAGCGAAGCAATTGACGATCCTTTATCCGGATATTAATCAGGACTTGCTGTACGCGGGAATCATTCTGCACGATCTTGGGAAACTCAAGGAGCTTTCAGGACCAACATCCCCGAGCTATACACTTGAGGGAAAGCTGATTGGACATATTCCAATGATGGTAGAGGAAATTCGTGTGGCTGCTGATGAATTGCAAATCGAAGGAGAAGAGGTCACCATTTTACAGCACATGATCCTAAGTCACCATGGTAAATCTGAATGGGGCAGCCCGAAGCCTCCATTAGTACGAGAGGCTGAACTGCTGCACCAAATTGATATGCTTGATGCAGGTATGAACATGTTAAATCGGTCGCTTAAAAAAGTAGGTCCAGGAGAGTTTACAGAGAAGATTTATGCTATGGATCAGCGTTCCTTCTACAAACCAACGTTTGAAGAATAGATAAAGAATATAGGGGATAGAGAGATGAAGTGGCGGGATTGGGATAGAAATTTGAAGATTCGTTTGTTTGGCGAAGGAACGATGAATATATTATTTTGGGCGTTCTTTCCGTTTATGACGATTTATTTTGAACGATCATTTGGGAAGGATTCAGCAGGATTGCTGTTGGTCTTATCTCAAGTATTTTCAGTAGCCGCAAGTTTAATTGGAGGATATTGTGCGGATCGGTTTGGCAGAAAAAGAATGATGGTGTTTGCGGCTATTGGGGAAAGCGCATCGTTTATTTTGTTTGCTGCGGCCAATTCCCCGTGGCTTAGCTCGCCCATTCTGACCTTCTTCTCTTTTAGTCTGCTCGGTGTGTTTGGGGCACTGTACTGGCCAGCGTCACATGCTATGGTGGCAGATGTTGTGGAGGAGAAACATAGAGCAAGTGTATTTGCTGTTTTCTATACATCGATTAATATAGCGGTGGTTATCGGTCCCATTATAGGAAGCTATATCTTTTATACCCACCGTTTTGAAATGCTCATCAGTGGCGTGATTGTGACAGCTATACTAGCGATGGTGCTGGCTTATTTCCTTGAAGAAACGACCACCGTTAGAGAACGGGTTCAGGAAAAAGGGAAGAAGTGGACAGCTGCATTGTGGCAGGAATTAAGAGATTACAGGGTGATTGCCAGTGATCGAACGTTTCTGTTATTTATCGTAGCAGGGGTACTTGTTTCACAAACGTTTATGCAGCTAGACATTCTAATTGCTGTTTATACAAGTGAGGTCGTACAGGAACAGCCATTCATTCATATTGGCGAATTTACTTGGACAATTTCGGGAGAACGGGCTTTTGGCCTTATTTTAGCTGAAAATGGGTTGCTTGTTGCATTATTTACAGTCCTTGTGACGAGGTATATGAATCGCTTAAAGGAGAAGCGCGTATTTATATCATCGTGTCTTCTGTATGCGTTCGGCATGACACTTTATGGGCTGACACAGAATGTTTGGGTATTTATTGCAGCTATGGGGATCTTCACATTAGCTGAGTTAATGGTAGTCGGTATTCAGGAGAGCTTTATTGCCAAGCTTGCGCCGGAGAACATGCGTGGACAGTATTTCTCGGCCGCATCGTTACGTTTCACATTAGGGAGACTGTTAGCACCCTTCTCGTTAGTCGCTACAAACTATGTAAGTTATCAAACGGTATTTATTTCGATTAGTTTGTTAGCCGTTGGGGGCGCCGTAACCTACGCAATTATGTTTGCGAAAATAGAAAAAGAGGCCTTGTCTAATTCTTGATCATATCAGAGAACGTTGATTCATAGAATAGTGATAAATGGGACAGGGAGGATATCATGATGATCTTTGGTATTCCAGTTTGGGTATATTTCTGTATTGTATTTATTTTTGTAAGTGGTTTTATGGCTTTTCGGGCGATGAGGGCTGAGCAAAAGGTGGAACAGCAATTTATTGAGCGTGAAGGACGAGTCTATTTGAAAAGAATGTATGAGGAGAAAGAAAAGCGTAACAAAGGAGCAAGGGACGTTGGCTAAGCGTTACTTGAGCAGTTGAATAGAAATAAGAAAAGCCAGGTGGGGGATCCCACCTGGCTTTTTTATGCTTATTCACTTGATTTATTTTCTTCAGAGGAACTTTGCTCTCCTTCAGAATTAGATGATTCTTTCTGACCTTCAGAATTACTTTTTTCTTTATTGCCTTCAGAGCTATTTCCTTGTTCAGATCCTTCAGAAGAGTCTCCGCCGCCTTCGCTCTTAGGAGGTTCAGGCTGCTTAAATAAATCTTTGAATTGATCAAGCTTCACATCGATTTCTGCTTCTTGCATGAGTTTATCGATTTTCGCTTGTAATTGCTGCTGGTTTACTTTTTGACTAACGAGTGTACGCTTAATTTCTTTCTTCGCTTCTTCGTACGATTTCA encodes the following:
- a CDS encoding metallophosphoesterase family protein yields the protein MSTVRFIHSADLHLDSPFKGRNQLPDLLQEQMREATFEAFDRLIQQAIQHKVDFVLLVGDLFDEETRSLKAQVRLREGFKRLAQHNIAVYLSYGNHDYMQGMRYPITFPDNVHSFEQETVQALPYYKQGEQVAAIYGFSYVNRAVEDRKAEEFIKQGTCPFHIAMLHGSLETNSEHDVYAPFKLDELRNRHMDYWALGHIHKRQQLSDQPPIVYPGNIQGRSRKETGGKGCSLVELSKMEARQTFIPLHSFTFEEATCSAVDVNQPEELEGLFARAKHEARAETPVMLSIVVKGNKGLLQKWELEGIVKEWVELLNDSEDLEGKSWVWIDQVTIVDRPAFDMEELKSGQHFAGEYLRHADDLTTDELSRQLSPLYEHRLASKYLDSLTDEELDDILSRAKQLVVEQLLSEEESKL
- a CDS encoding AAA family ATPase; its protein translation is MRILDFHIYGFGKWRDYSMTLPSNNLVVIAGDNEAGKSTIRTFILFVLFGLPPKKRVLYQPKMGGPVGGKLTLQTEEYGEVTVERVHDRNQGAAVCRIANGEEKDEHFLRSITSHMSQAAYQSIYSFDAEDLTELHGLNGQELGEVLISVGLTGSDLIYQTDKRIEKELDSRFKPKGKKPVLNQQLDSLDAANKQWLTSEREVGQYQQLLDEQRELTMKREALEERLHQLRLKRSSFQQLKKVLPVVQEYYQLVGKLKEKQHSYFPENGTDRMHQLQEKLLPLESEQQFVQAKLSEARQSQEHLQTASSTVLNEATTIAETKTVYHQVEQDIERLQSSIETWEKRIQSELNELHLGMDAAAFREFDFPFYIEETWRSVKHEADHINEEAAAIDKEMNALDAQQRRLEDQMENLEQDQLDAEQVADCQRVVHSYVPSASEAAGGWTSTVQQKQSASRRMFIASIVVLAAGAAVAFMISSFPIMLVGLIISGICAGTGLFFRQAARDYEQMLARIGQQPTHRISESDFLHAKEVVEQYERTKGEYAHIKERWKQVNHESLLVHEKQRNVSERRKRLTTRITEQTTMYPFLSSLKPTHWEQLFQLLKQTKEKQKDMDALKEELTAALQKKQKIEQDAKAFLTALNFEDVHTDMSEKYRQLEKWIKTQQASISESKRLQEEIGRLEQDLDYLDHQITPFAAEKTELLAKAGAHDLDDFYEKAQVAENNRERMRRKEQLVVQIEGVLNKHDQEAFKVWEEAKDPSELEVELEETDREFQAAVEEQNTLMQDIAARKHRLDLLESSEQHSKHLHQLANQRDAFQEQAKEWAVYQMASRILKTTKTRHQENHLPSVIKRAEDFFGRLTFEKYTRLFIDPELGGLNVEDHLGHVYETSELSRGTADQLYVALRLALGDTMSAAIQAPFIVDDAFVHFDEGRREVMMNLLESLSHSSQIILFTYQKELAEKWHGSFLPSKRYI
- a CDS encoding GbsR/MarR family transcriptional regulator, which encodes MPEQHKQDWTNYEETIEKFIQVIAKNMSLYGVTPSIGRLYGVLYFEENPMTLDDMRAALEMSKTSMSTGVRALSDMKMVEPAFKKGVRKDLYKSEEDWYKSFTSLFGSRWRHHTETNIEEADEAIQELLQIKEQTEDVSLKEKIDQDIDRLHYAQNYYRWLMRFIHVVESGEIFQYVPKIDQKHSE
- the yhaM gene encoding 3'-5' exoribonuclease YhaM, whose amino-acid sequence is MKKGIAQHKLGETFDYFLLIKAAAKGVASNNKPFLTLILADTSGEIDAKLWEATPEDEALFQQGELVKVQGDVGQFRNKPQLKIQSIRPVQPTDGVQATDFMAKAPVNKEDLMERLTEAIFEMKNPSIQRITRHFLKTYQDDLLSYPAAVRNHHEYVSGLAHHIVSMLNIAKQLTILYPDINQDLLYAGIILHDLGKLKELSGPTSPSYTLEGKLIGHIPMMVEEIRVAADELQIEGEEVTILQHMILSHHGKSEWGSPKPPLVREAELLHQIDMLDAGMNMLNRSLKKVGPGEFTEKIYAMDQRSFYKPTFEE
- a CDS encoding MDR family MFS transporter; its protein translation is MKWRDWDRNLKIRLFGEGTMNILFWAFFPFMTIYFERSFGKDSAGLLLVLSQVFSVAASLIGGYCADRFGRKRMMVFAAIGESASFILFAAANSPWLSSPILTFFSFSLLGVFGALYWPASHAMVADVVEEKHRASVFAVFYTSINIAVVIGPIIGSYIFYTHRFEMLISGVIVTAILAMVLAYFLEETTTVRERVQEKGKKWTAALWQELRDYRVIASDRTFLLFIVAGVLVSQTFMQLDILIAVYTSEVVQEQPFIHIGEFTWTISGERAFGLILAENGLLVALFTVLVTRYMNRLKEKRVFISSCLLYAFGMTLYGLTQNVWVFIAAMGIFTLAELMVVGIQESFIAKLAPENMRGQYFSAASLRFTLGRLLAPFSLVATNYVSYQTVFISISLLAVGGAVTYAIMFAKIEKEALSNS
- a CDS encoding sporulation YhaL family protein, producing MMIFGIPVWVYFCIVFIFVSGFMAFRAMRAEQKVEQQFIEREGRVYLKRMYEEKEKRNKGARDVG